Genomic DNA from Verrucomicrobiota bacterium:
GCTTAATCCGTCCAGGTCTTGGATCATTATATCCAAAACGATCGCATCAAAAGAGTTCTTTGCTATCTCTGCCAGCGCCTGTTTCCCTGAATCCGTTTTGATTGAATCAATTCCTTCGCATTTTAGCCCTCTAGCTATCAAGGCAGCCAACTTCATTTCATCTTCAACAATCAACACCTTCATACTACATTTTGTGTGGACTGTTTAACGAGTGGATTGCAGATGCAATACTAGTGTGCAATACACGTAGACTATTGTTCTTAAACCCAGCAATTGTTTGCAACGCAAATGGCAATTACACTTGTTCAATTAATCGAGGAATGATCAGTGTTTGAGCGAATGTAAGGAGCGAGAGTCGAGTTTTTGATGTATTAGCGAGAACTCATCGATTATCTCGCCATTTTGATTGATGAAACGGGAGAGGAGTTGGTCCTCGCCAACATCGATGACTAATGAACCAAGGCTCTCACTGGAAAAAACCATAGCTGGATGGTTGTAGCCGTGAGAATCGGGACCTATTTTTGAGGAAGAACCAGCCACGAGATAAACGGTGCCATGGTTCTTGAGTAACGGCCTTTCCATTTGCGTTTGCTCAGAGATCAACATATCGGGTGTCCACGAGTTAGAAAGGCCGAAGTGGTTATTTATTAAGGAGGACCGTTCGTAACCATGGCTGTGCCCTGATAGCACAAGATCAACACCGCCAAACTCAAATACGGGCACTAACGCTTGGCGAATCCATGCCATACGCCCATCACTATCGTTCAAATCATCTGAGTCATGAGATCCTTTAGTGTAAGGTGGGTGATGGAGAATAACCAGAGTCCAAAGACGATCGTTTTTCTTCAGATCTTGCATGAGCCAATGAACCATAGACGACTTCTTCATCGCATCCTGAGATGTTGAATCGAGGAAAATAAGATGAACATCTTGATAGTTGAGAGAAAAATATCTTTCTGTGTAAGATGGATGCCCCCCTAATTGAGCCTCGGAAGGGAAATCGAATAGATTAAATATCACATTCCTGCGATTGTCATGATTACCACAGGCAGGCAAAACGGGAATATTTCTAAATATATTCTGATACGGCTTAAAAAAGTGTTTTTGGAACTCTTGGTTGGTGCCGGAAGTATAGGCATTATCTCCGAGAGTAAGAACTAGATCCACGGGAGGCATATCTTGCCGATTGTTCTGAGAAAACCAGGAGTATGCGGCGTCCCTGACTGCATTTTGATCTTTGCCAGGCTTTCCAGGATCGCCCAATACCCAGAGGCGGGTGGTCGTATTCCGTTTGGAAAGATCAGGCATCAAAAACCAGAATTCGGAGCCATGAAAGATGGGCCGGCTGGTAACCGTATCTCCGATTGAATAATAGTATTTTGTATTCGGTATTAAGTGAGTTAATTCGAGACAGTGCTCAATCCGCGACTCCTCTTCATTCAGTACCCTATCAAAGTTTCGTGGATCTACTCCAAACCGGACCTGCCCCTGATTTGATCCTTCCGTTTGCCAACGAATAAGCATGCTATCAGCGCCAGACAACTGAAGGTAAGGCGGCCGCTCCCCAGTATAGAATTGATCACGGTGATGCTCCCATAGCCGGTAGGCTCCAACAAGCGTTGCCGTTATCAGGAGCGCAGCCAACACCCTGACAACGATTGGCCTGAAATAAAATCTAGTTTTCAAGTTCAACTCCGTTGTGGTATCGCAGGTAATTCGCGGTCTCAAAAATACCTTGGCAGACGACCGCCATTTGTTCAGTTAGCTTAGGAAAGAGATGGCTAACATTTTTCCTCGGATCTTCGACTCCCAGCTGTTGTAGTCGCGTTTTCGTGCCATCTAGATTCATGGTAAGGTAGAAAGAGTCGTTGAGTAGCCCCATCTCTTTTCTCTCATGAATCATCGTAAAGGCATAGCGTTGATCATCGAATTCTGGATTGAATAAATTGCGCCCCAAAGTTGTATTTTTATAGCGAATACCAGCCAAATGAGCGATGCTTGGCAGAACATCTACCTGGCTTGCCACTTTATCCAGGACCTTAGGGCTCAAGCGTTTTGGTGAATAAAAAAGTAAGGGAACACGATAACGGTTTATTTCCAGTTGGCTTTCATGGGCGAATGAATGATCGCCGGCATACCCAGCCAGACCGTGGTCGCCCAAAAATACGAATAGTGTGTTTTCAAAATAATCCTGCTGGCGTGCAATTTTCATAAAATGTCCCACACTGTGATCAAACAGACGGAACGCATTGAGCTCCTTATTTGAAATGAAGCCCGTTTCGCGCAGCCTATCTTCCCCCACTTCGGTTAGTTCAAAACCTTCATTATCTTCGGGAATCGTATAGGGCCGATGGTTCCCCGAGGTTTGAATAATCGCAAAAAATGGGTTCTCACGCTTGCTCATGATGGAGTCTGCTTCTTTAAACAGACTCAGGTCCGATATGCCCCAACCATCTACTCTCGGAGCACTATAACTTCCTTCTTCGAAAATCTCTAAATCCGGAATATTGTGAGTCAGTAATCCCCGAATATTTGCCCAGTTCATACTACCTCCCAGAAAATAGAGTTTATCATATCCCGCAAAATCATTGATGATGGTTCGTTGGTTGATGACCAATGGATTGCGCGAGGAAGTTTCCTTTACTTCAATATCGGGTATGCCCGTTATGGTTGCCCACAATCCTCTGGCTGTTCCCATGTGTGGCGTAAAAAAATGGGGGAATAAGACCCCTTGTTCTGCCAATCGATCAAAGGCCGGAGTGGGATCCAAAGGATTACTGCCCAACCCGGTTTTATAGCTGGCGAAGGACTCCATTATAACCAGTACAACATTAATGGGCGCAGCTGGTTTTGGTGGTTGAAACTCCCTTGTAAAATCAAGAGATCGAGCCTGTTCCTTGTTAAGTCCTAAATAATCGCCAATTCGAGACTCGACAAAACCGCTCGTGACCTCCGGGTCAAATAACAGTTCCCTGTTCTTGAACGTCGAATAAAAATACAACACTGGATTGGAAGAGAGACTGGAAGCAAAAGAATGACTGCTCCAAAACGTATCACTCCAACGCAATGGGTACCAAGAGAACTTTCCGTAGAGTCCAAACAATACCAACAGCCAAAAGGCGACCTTGATGCCCCATTTCTTTTGAGTTTTCATGTTGCCAGGAGCACAGCCCAGGCCAAAAGGAAGAAGACGACCGAAACCGATGAACAAAACGCATGTGACCGAGAGAGTAGCTATTAACAACCACCCCAAGGGATAGGTCTCATGCAGCATTTGCCCCGCGATTAAGGGGTTATCGAGAAACCGTAAGGAGGAGGAGTCCACCCTTACCTGGAGATACGCAAAATAGCCCATATCCAATATATAAAAGAAAATTAGGACCACCGTTGCACAGGTAAAATATAGCTTCCAAATCGACCGGGCTCGTTTGTTCTCGGATGGACAAAACCGAGGGAAACCACCGAGTAAGGGAAGTGGAAGCACCATC
This window encodes:
- a CDS encoding response regulator, which codes for MKVLIVEDEMKLAALIARGLKCEGIDSIKTDSGKQALAEIAKNSFDAIVLDIMIQDLDGLSVLRRIRKSSNTTPVIIITARDIHEEKIAGLDAGADGDLTLLTFCL
- a CDS encoding metallophosphoesterase family protein, which encodes MKTRFYFRPIVVRVLAALLITATLVGAYRLWEHHRDQFYTGERPPYLQLSGADSMLIRWQTEGSNQGQVRFGVDPRNFDRVLNEEESRIEHCLELTHLIPNTKYYYSIGDTVTSRPIFHGSEFWFLMPDLSKRNTTTRLWVLGDPGKPGKDQNAVRDAAYSWFSQNNRQDMPPVDLVLTLGDNAYTSGTNQEFQKHFFKPYQNIFRNIPVLPACGNHDNRRNVIFNLFDFPSEAQLGGHPSYTERYFSLNYQDVHLIFLDSTSQDAMKKSSMVHWLMQDLKKNDRLWTLVILHHPPYTKGSHDSDDLNDSDGRMAWIRQALVPVFEFGGVDLVLSGHSHGYERSSLINNHFGLSNSWTPDMLISEQTQMERPLLKNHGTVYLVAGSSSKIGPDSHGYNHPAMVFSSESLGSLVIDVGEDQLLSRFINQNGEIIDEFSLIHQKLDSRSLHSLKH
- a CDS encoding LTA synthase family protein is translated as MGYFAYLQVRVDSSSLRFLDNPLIAGQMLHETYPLGWLLIATLSVTCVLFIGFGRLLPFGLGCAPGNMKTQKKWGIKVAFWLLVLFGLYGKFSWYPLRWSDTFWSSHSFASSLSSNPVLYFYSTFKNRELLFDPEVTSGFVESRIGDYLGLNKEQARSLDFTREFQPPKPAAPINVVLVIMESFASYKTGLGSNPLDPTPAFDRLAEQGVLFPHFFTPHMGTARGLWATITGIPDIEVKETSSRNPLVINQRTIINDFAGYDKLYFLGGSMNWANIRGLLTHNIPDLEIFEEGSYSAPRVDGWGISDLSLFKEADSIMSKRENPFFAIIQTSGNHRPYTIPEDNEGFELTEVGEDRLRETGFISNKELNAFRLFDHSVGHFMKIARQQDYFENTLFVFLGDHGLAGYAGDHSFAHESQLEINRYRVPLLFYSPKRLSPKVLDKVASQVDVLPSIAHLAGIRYKNTTLGRNLFNPEFDDQRYAFTMIHERKEMGLLNDSFYLTMNLDGTKTRLQQLGVEDPRKNVSHLFPKLTEQMAVVCQGIFETANYLRYHNGVELEN